From a region of the Triticum aestivum cultivar Chinese Spring chromosome 7D, IWGSC CS RefSeq v2.1, whole genome shotgun sequence genome:
- the LOC123164709 gene encoding nuclear transport factor 2 codes for MASAAAAATQVGTYFLRNYYNLLQQNPDVVHQFYSEASTMVRVDDLNGTNTTANSMMDIHSLIMSLNFTQIEIKTANFANSWGDGVLVMVSGLVQTKEYSNQRKFIQMFFLAPQEKGYFVLNDYFHFVDQEQVQPAQVRAQEAFETNMASNTVQTSAEYIHEESQTMQAVPVTSEENDAVDCYTYSEPPQQVVSQSDNWGDESLQEEPLSSFSNGMAMAAEEPAQPPPVQPHVEEPVGEPVKKTYASILRTAKAPPLFPIAQSVPVNKPHPTTEANQATLVTSSVAADKPKSDFYAEGHDEEESKSVYVGNVPQNVTEADLENEFKKFGQLIPDGVAIRSRKETGGYYAFVEFEELSGVHNALRASPLEINGRQIYVEERKPNSGIRGGRRGGGRGRFGGSGRGYARGDEYSGSRGKSNGYQRVPHHERGILGARN; via the exons atggcttcggcggcggcggcggcgactcaa GTGGGCACTTACTTCCTCCGCAACTACTACAATCTGTTGCAGCAGAACCCCGATGTCGTCCACCAGTTCTACAGCGAAGCAAGCACCATGGTCCGCGTCGACGACCTCAACGGGACCAACACCACTGCTAACTCAATGATG GATATACATTCACTTATCATGTCCCTCAATTTCACCCAAATCGAgataaaaactgccaactttgccAACTCATGGGGAGATGGGGTGCTAGTGATGGTCTCTGGTCTTGTACAGACCAAAGAGTACAGCAACCAAAGGAAATTTATCCAGATGTTTTTCCTTGCGCCTCAGGAGAAAGGTTACTTTGTGCTCAATGATTATTTCCACTTTGTTGACCAAGAACAAGTGCAACCTGCACAGGTGAGAGCTCAGGAAGCCTTTGAGACCAACATGGCATCCAACACAGTCCAAACAA GTGCAGAGTACATTCATGAAGAAAGTCAAACAATGCAAGCTGTTCCAGTAACATCTGAAGAAAATGATGCTGTTGACTGTTACACTTACTCTGAGCCACCACAGCAAGTAGTTTCTCAGTCGGACAACTGGGGAGATGAATCTCTTCAAGAGGAACCACTTTCTTCCTTCTCGAATGGAATGGCGATGGCAGCAGAGGAGCCAGCACAACCTCCACCTGTGCAGCCTCATGTTGAGGAACCTGTTGGGGAGCCCGTAAAGAAGACATATGCTTCTATT CTAAGAACTGCAAAAGCCCCACCTCTGTTCCCTATTGCTCAATCAGTGCCTGTGAATAAACCTCACCCTACAACAGAAGCAAACCAGGCAACTCTGGTGACTTCATCGGTGGCAGCAGATAAGCCAAAATCTGACTTCTACGCAGAAGGCCATGACGAAGAAG AGAGCAAATCTGTTTATGTTGGGAATGTGCCGCAAAATGTAACTGAGGCTGATCTTGAGAATGAGTTCAAGAAGTTTGGCCAGCTCATCCCTGATGGTGTTGCTATCAGAAGCCGAAAG GAGACTGGTGGCTACTATGCTTTTGTGGAATTCGAAGAACTGAGTGGCGTTCACAATGCATTGAGG GCTTCACCACTTGAAATAAATGGGCGGCAGATATATGTCGAGGAGCGGAAGCCTAACAGTGGAATAAGGGGAGGAA GAAGGGGGGGAGGCAGAGGTCGCTTTGGCGGCAGTGGCAGAGGATATGCGAGAGGTGACGAGTACAGCGGTAGCCGTGGAAAGTCGAATGGTTATCAGCGTGTCCCTCACCACGAGAGGGGCATTTTGGGGGCAAGGAACTGA